One Halobacterium sp. DL1 DNA window includes the following coding sequences:
- a CDS encoding pyridine nucleotide-disulfide oxidoreductase: MSRPHVVIVGAYGSAGVAAATVLAKADVELTLVDDGEPGGGLCILRGCMPSKEVLSAAAHRYQARADHRLTGVPEVDLEAVVETKDDHVLGFAEHRRARIEEMEERENVTFRHETAEFVDDCVLDVGSDRLEPDYVVLATGSTLNVPDLPGVDEVDWMGSADVLDATAFPDSGVVMGFGYVGLELVPYLSEAAGMDLTVIEHDERPLHDADPSFGDELLAMYREEFDVEIRTEVYEESVEPTANGGVRVHLDDGTTAEGDQLFLFTGRRQSFPAGIGETELLPGPGWVDATMQSNDDDRVFVVGDAIGERMLLHTAKEEGFVAGRNVLRAERGEALERYNPIVHSVVFSGLGVYPYASLGMTAEEARDAGHEVVTAHREASDDGVFKTKDAARGMARLVVDADDGTVLGYHGLHYDADAMAKTMQVVVRGGMDVREIPDRAYHPTTPEILDGLFREAKAAL; the protein is encoded by the coding sequence ATGAGCAGGCCACACGTCGTCATCGTGGGGGCGTACGGGAGCGCGGGCGTCGCGGCCGCCACCGTGCTCGCGAAGGCGGACGTCGAACTCACGCTCGTCGACGACGGCGAACCGGGCGGCGGGCTCTGCATCCTCCGGGGCTGTATGCCCTCAAAGGAGGTGCTGTCGGCGGCGGCACACCGCTATCAGGCCCGGGCGGACCACCGGCTGACGGGTGTTCCGGAGGTCGACCTGGAGGCGGTCGTGGAGACGAAAGACGACCACGTGCTCGGGTTCGCGGAGCACCGCCGCGCGCGAATCGAGGAGATGGAAGAGCGCGAGAACGTCACGTTCCGCCACGAGACCGCGGAGTTCGTCGACGACTGCGTGCTCGACGTCGGCAGCGACCGGCTCGAACCCGACTACGTCGTGCTCGCGACGGGGTCGACGCTGAACGTCCCGGACCTCCCGGGCGTCGACGAGGTGGACTGGATGGGGAGCGCGGACGTCCTCGACGCCACGGCGTTCCCGGACTCCGGCGTCGTGATGGGCTTTGGCTACGTCGGCCTCGAACTCGTGCCGTACCTCTCGGAGGCCGCGGGGATGGACCTCACCGTCATCGAGCACGACGAGCGACCCCTGCACGACGCCGACCCCTCGTTCGGGGACGAGTTGCTGGCTATGTACCGCGAGGAGTTCGACGTCGAAATCCGCACGGAGGTGTACGAGGAGTCCGTCGAACCCACCGCGAACGGCGGCGTGCGCGTCCACCTCGACGACGGCACGACGGCCGAGGGCGACCAGCTGTTCCTGTTCACGGGTCGCCGGCAGTCGTTCCCCGCGGGCATCGGGGAGACCGAACTCCTCCCCGGCCCGGGCTGGGTGGACGCCACGATGCAGTCCAACGACGACGACCGTGTCTTCGTCGTCGGGGACGCCATCGGCGAACGGATGCTGCTCCACACCGCCAAGGAGGAGGGGTTCGTCGCGGGCCGGAACGTCCTGCGCGCCGAGCGCGGCGAGGCACTCGAACGCTACAACCCCATCGTCCACTCGGTCGTCTTCTCGGGCCTCGGCGTCTACCCCTACGCCTCGCTCGGGATGACCGCCGAGGAGGCCCGCGACGCGGGTCACGAAGTGGTGACCGCCCACCGCGAGGCGAGTGACGACGGGGTGTTCAAGACGAAGGACGCGGCGCGCGGGATGGCTCGCCTGGTCGTCGACGCGGACGACGGGACGGTGCTAGGCTACCACGGACTCCACTACGACGCGGACGCGATGGCGAAGACGATGCAAGTCGTTGTCAGGGGCGGGATGGACGTGCGGGAGATTCCCGACCGGGCGTACCACCCGACGACGCCGGAGATCCTCGACGGCCTCTTCCGCGAGGCGAAGGCGGCGCTGTAG
- a CDS encoding DNA mismatch repair protein MutL yields the protein MSERIRQLDDATVAQIAAGEVVERPASVVKELVENSLDAGASSIDVTVENGGIDRIVVADDGRGMTGEDLRAAVRQHTTSKLGDASELDGVATLGFRGEALYTVGSVSRMTISTRPRDAGDSGAELVVEHGAVGDLRPAGRPAGTTVDVADLFAETPARRKYLKRPATEFAHVNRAVTRYALANPDVAVSLTHDGREVFATTGTGDVRDAALAVYGREVAQSLREVDAAPGGPVERVHGYVSDPEVTRATREYLATFVNGRSVRDAVLREAVLDAYGGQLANDRYPFAVLFVEVDGVDANVHPRKMEVRFEDEEGVKRAVREAVRDALLDSGLVRSQAPRGRSKPGDTEIAPESAVDTNEREEGTGTEAGTGASELGAPSRENSGGDSTARQESTAGSSRQREFGSSSDGTASEPGYSGEREEPASEQTPADGQAPTSRETPAGADDRSFDPPTENARLATDESDDPDEGFDSLPEMRVLGQLAGTYVVAETDDGLVLVDQHAADERVHYERLRARLDGTSQALVEPVELELTAGEAAVFDAALAALRDLGFEATLEGRRARVEAVPAVLADALDPELARDVLAAFVAETGSDPAGDAADDLLADMACRPAVTGNTSLAEGRVVALLDALDDCENPFACPHGRPTLIRVDADELASRFERDYPGHGGRRRED from the coding sequence GTGAGCGAGCGCATCCGGCAGCTCGACGACGCGACGGTCGCCCAGATAGCCGCCGGCGAGGTGGTCGAGCGCCCCGCGAGCGTCGTGAAGGAGCTCGTCGAGAACAGCCTCGACGCGGGCGCCTCGAGCATCGACGTCACCGTCGAGAACGGCGGCATCGACCGAATCGTGGTCGCCGACGACGGCCGCGGAATGACCGGCGAGGACCTCCGGGCGGCAGTACGCCAGCACACCACGAGCAAGCTCGGCGACGCGAGTGAACTCGACGGCGTGGCGACGCTCGGCTTCCGCGGCGAAGCGCTGTACACGGTGGGGTCGGTCTCCCGGATGACCATCTCGACGCGGCCGCGCGACGCCGGCGACTCGGGTGCGGAACTCGTCGTCGAACACGGCGCCGTCGGCGACCTACGTCCCGCCGGACGGCCCGCCGGCACCACCGTCGACGTGGCCGACTTGTTCGCCGAGACGCCGGCGCGCCGGAAGTACCTGAAGCGCCCGGCGACAGAGTTCGCGCACGTCAACCGCGCGGTGACCCGGTACGCGCTCGCCAACCCGGACGTCGCGGTGTCGCTGACCCACGACGGCCGCGAGGTGTTCGCCACGACGGGCACCGGCGACGTGCGGGACGCCGCCCTGGCCGTCTACGGCCGGGAGGTCGCCCAGTCGCTCCGCGAGGTGGACGCCGCGCCCGGAGGCCCCGTCGAGCGCGTGCACGGCTACGTCTCGGACCCGGAGGTGACACGGGCGACCCGGGAGTACCTCGCGACGTTCGTGAACGGGCGCTCCGTGCGCGACGCCGTGCTCCGGGAGGCCGTCCTCGACGCCTACGGCGGCCAGCTGGCGAACGACCGGTACCCGTTCGCGGTGCTGTTCGTCGAGGTGGACGGCGTGGACGCCAACGTCCACCCGCGGAAGATGGAGGTCCGCTTCGAGGACGAAGAGGGCGTGAAACGCGCCGTCCGCGAGGCCGTCAGGGACGCGCTTCTGGACTCGGGCCTCGTCCGCTCGCAGGCCCCCCGCGGCCGGTCGAAGCCCGGCGACACGGAGATAGCGCCGGAGTCCGCGGTCGACACGAACGAGCGAGAAGAGGGTACTGGAACCGAGGCCGGGACGGGAGCCAGCGAACTGGGAGCACCGAGTCGAGAGAATAGCGGGGGCGACTCGACGGCTCGGCAGGAGTCGACAGCGGGTTCGAGCCGACAGCGCGAGTTCGGCAGTTCGTCGGACGGAACGGCGTCTGAGCCGGGCTACTCCGGCGAACGGGAGGAACCTGCGAGCGAGCAGACACCGGCGGACGGGCAGGCACCGACGAGCAGGGAGACACCGGCGGGCGCAGACGACCGGTCGTTCGACCCGCCGACGGAGAACGCTCGGCTCGCGACCGACGAATCCGACGACCCCGACGAGGGCTTCGACAGCCTCCCGGAGATGCGCGTGCTCGGGCAGCTGGCGGGGACGTACGTCGTCGCTGAGACGGACGACGGCCTCGTGCTGGTCGACCAGCACGCGGCGGACGAACGCGTCCACTACGAGCGGCTCCGGGCGCGACTCGACGGCACGTCACAGGCGCTCGTAGAGCCCGTGGAACTCGAACTCACGGCGGGCGAGGCGGCGGTGTTCGACGCGGCGCTCGCGGCCCTCCGGGACCTCGGCTTCGAAGCGACGCTGGAGGGGCGGCGAGCGCGCGTCGAGGCGGTGCCGGCGGTGCTCGCGGATGCGCTGGACCCGGAACTGGCGCGGGACGTGCTCGCGGCGTTCGTCGCGGAGACCGGCAGTGACCCCGCGGGGGACGCGGCCGACGACCTGCTCGCGGACATGGCGTGTCGGCCCGCAGTCACCGGGAACACGTCGCTCGCGGAGGGACGGGTCGTCGCACTGCTGGACGCGCTGGACGACTGCGAGAATCCGTTCGCGTGCCCACACGGCCGGCCGACCCTCATCCGCGTGGACGCCGACGAACTCGCGTCGCGCTTCGAGCGGGACTACCCCGGCCACGGCGGCCGGCGGCGCGAGGACTGA
- a CDS encoding DNA mismatch repair protein MutS, translated as MGVVEEFLDLKAETDADLLAMQVGDFYEFFADDARAVGDALDLKVSEKSSHGSAYPMAGVPVDDLTPYLAALVERGNRVAIADQRDDDADDISREITRVVTPGTMLESTGAEARYLAAVVRDDDWGLAFVDVTTGQFHVTDAASEADAFTELHRFAPEEVLTGPDLRSDDAFLTALRDRTAATLTLHEAGAFAPGKATHEVREQFGDGALDSLGVERESAAVRAAGAAIGYVADTDAGVLASLTRLQPYRADDHVELDATTQRNLELTATMAGEGDGSLFDTIDHTVSAAGGRRLESWLLRPLQDRAELDRRQAAVAALADAPLARDALRESLGETYDLERLASRTAGGRADATDLLRIRRTLALLPEVADALTTDPDLAESPAADVLARVDREAVAGLREELAAALADDPPKTLRQGGLLRGGYDDALDELLAEHREHEQWLDGLADRERERLGVAHLQVDRNKTDGYYLQVGRSETDAVPDDYREVKTLKNSKRYTTEELETRERHILRVEEERGDLEYRLFCDLRERVGEHAELLQDAGRALAELDALASLAEHAAANRWTRPELVAGDDLEIRSGRHPVVEQSTEFVPNDAGFGPGRRFLVVTGPNMSGKSTYMRQVALIVLLAQVGSFVPAGSARIGLVDGIYTRVGALDELAQGRSTFMVEMQELSRILHAATERSLVVLDEVGRGTATYDGISIAWAATEYIHNEVRAKTLFATHYHELTALADHLDDVANVHVAAEERDGEVTFLRTVRDGATDRSYGVHVADLAGVPDPVVERSRDVLDRLREEKAVEARGSASERVQAVFDLDAGEFAALDGGDSESLDPETASVLADLQDVDVNETPPVELLSKVQRWQERLED; from the coding sequence ATGGGCGTAGTCGAGGAGTTCCTCGACCTGAAGGCGGAGACGGACGCCGACCTGCTCGCGATGCAGGTGGGGGACTTCTACGAGTTCTTCGCCGACGACGCCCGAGCGGTCGGCGACGCCCTCGACCTGAAGGTCTCCGAGAAGTCGAGTCACGGCTCCGCCTACCCGATGGCGGGCGTGCCCGTCGACGACCTGACGCCGTACCTCGCGGCGCTCGTCGAGCGCGGCAACCGGGTCGCTATCGCCGACCAGCGCGACGACGACGCCGACGACATCAGCCGCGAGATAACGCGGGTCGTCACGCCCGGCACGATGCTCGAATCGACGGGCGCCGAGGCCCGCTACCTCGCCGCCGTCGTGCGGGACGACGACTGGGGGCTGGCGTTCGTCGACGTCACTACTGGGCAGTTCCACGTCACGGACGCGGCCAGCGAGGCCGACGCGTTCACCGAACTCCACCGGTTCGCGCCCGAGGAGGTGCTCACCGGCCCGGACTTGCGTAGTGACGACGCGTTCCTCACTGCGCTCCGGGACCGAACGGCCGCGACGCTGACGCTCCACGAGGCGGGCGCGTTCGCCCCGGGGAAGGCGACCCACGAGGTGCGCGAGCAGTTCGGCGACGGCGCCCTCGACAGCCTCGGCGTCGAGCGCGAGAGCGCCGCGGTCCGGGCGGCGGGCGCCGCCATCGGCTACGTCGCCGACACGGACGCGGGCGTGCTGGCCTCGCTCACCCGCCTCCAGCCCTACCGCGCGGACGACCACGTGGAACTGGACGCGACAACGCAGCGTAACCTCGAACTGACCGCGACGATGGCCGGCGAGGGAGACGGGTCGCTGTTCGACACCATCGACCACACGGTGTCCGCGGCGGGCGGCCGTCGCCTCGAGTCGTGGCTGCTGCGCCCCCTGCAGGACCGCGCAGAACTCGACCGCCGGCAGGCCGCAGTGGCCGCGCTCGCCGACGCGCCGCTCGCGCGGGATGCCCTGCGCGAGTCCCTCGGCGAGACGTACGACCTCGAACGCCTCGCTAGTCGGACGGCGGGCGGCCGCGCGGACGCCACCGACCTGCTGCGGATCCGGCGCACGCTCGCGCTGCTACCCGAGGTCGCGGACGCGCTGACCACCGACCCGGACCTCGCCGAATCGCCCGCTGCTGACGTGCTGGCGCGCGTGGACCGCGAGGCGGTCGCGGGCCTGCGGGAGGAACTGGCGGCCGCGCTCGCCGACGACCCGCCGAAAACGCTCCGGCAGGGCGGCCTGCTCCGCGGGGGCTACGACGACGCCCTCGACGAACTGCTCGCCGAGCACCGCGAGCACGAGCAGTGGCTCGACGGCCTCGCGGACCGCGAGCGCGAGCGCCTCGGCGTCGCCCACCTGCAAGTCGACCGGAACAAGACCGACGGCTACTACCTCCAGGTCGGGCGCTCGGAGACCGACGCCGTCCCCGACGACTACCGCGAGGTGAAGACCCTCAAGAACTCGAAGCGCTACACGACCGAGGAACTGGAGACCCGGGAGCGCCACATTTTGCGCGTCGAGGAGGAGCGCGGGGACCTCGAGTACCGCCTGTTCTGTGACCTCCGGGAGCGCGTCGGCGAGCACGCCGAACTGCTCCAGGACGCGGGCCGGGCGCTCGCGGAACTGGACGCGCTCGCGAGCCTCGCCGAACACGCCGCCGCGAACCGCTGGACGCGCCCCGAACTCGTCGCGGGTGACGACCTGGAGATACGGAGTGGCCGCCACCCCGTCGTCGAGCAGTCCACGGAGTTCGTGCCGAACGACGCCGGGTTCGGTCCGGGCAGACGGTTCCTCGTCGTCACGGGACCGAACATGAGCGGGAAGTCGACGTACATGCGCCAGGTCGCGCTGATCGTCCTGCTCGCGCAGGTCGGGAGCTTCGTCCCCGCGGGCTCTGCCAGAATCGGTCTCGTCGACGGTATCTACACCCGCGTCGGCGCCCTGGACGAACTCGCGCAGGGCCGCTCGACGTTCATGGTAGAGATGCAGGAGTTGAGTCGCATCCTCCACGCCGCCACCGAGCGCTCGCTCGTCGTCCTCGACGAAGTGGGTCGCGGCACCGCTACCTACGACGGCATCAGTATCGCGTGGGCGGCCACGGAGTATATCCACAACGAGGTGCGCGCGAAGACCCTGTTCGCCACCCACTACCACGAGTTGACGGCGCTCGCGGACCACCTCGACGACGTGGCGAACGTCCACGTCGCTGCCGAGGAGCGCGACGGCGAGGTGACGTTCCTCCGGACGGTCCGCGACGGCGCGACCGACCGCTCGTACGGCGTCCACGTCGCCGACCTGGCTGGCGTCCCCGACCCGGTCGTGGAGCGGTCGCGGGACGTCCTCGACCGCCTCCGTGAGGAGAAGGCCGTGGAGGCCCGGGGCTCCGCGAGCGAACGCGTGCAGGCCGTCTTCGACCTCGACGCCGGGGAGTTCGCGGCGTTGGACGGCGGGGACAGTGAGAGCCTGGACCCCGAGACAGCGTCAGTTCTGGCGGACCTCCAGGACGTCGACGTGAACGAGACGCCGCCGGTCGAACTCCTGTCGAAGGTCCAGCGGTGGCAGGAGCGCCTGGAGGACTGA